A genomic segment from Nitrospira lenta encodes:
- a CDS encoding peptidoglycan-binding domain-containing protein, whose amino-acid sequence MTVTRKMALFPLMSLLGVGMLNLSGCDYWPPALQSEIAILRAELNDALDDQHRLNQELEEMKATQASLQRLVDDKTRDNHALTDRIAALSRPAPPAKPAATAIPVAPAATPSAISKGAFASLRVEAPARRGAQIVHLQRLLHRHRVPIRIDGLYGQDTAAAVRWFQRTHGLRPDGIVGPATYQALHRPEKTVQTAQLARQLWLQRPPVAGQDVLKIQRALRKAGYRVTLDGHFGPETDIAVMRFQRKHGIAPDGMVGPQTWNALMQRR is encoded by the coding sequence ATGACAGTGACACGGAAGATGGCCCTATTCCCCCTCATGAGCCTGTTGGGGGTTGGAATGTTGAATCTCAGCGGGTGCGACTATTGGCCGCCGGCCCTTCAGAGCGAGATCGCAATCCTCCGCGCCGAGCTCAATGACGCGCTGGATGACCAGCATCGGCTGAATCAGGAGCTCGAAGAGATGAAGGCGACACAGGCCTCCCTGCAACGCCTGGTTGACGACAAGACGCGGGACAATCATGCACTGACTGATCGAATCGCCGCGTTGTCCAGACCGGCTCCTCCTGCCAAGCCAGCCGCAACCGCCATCCCCGTCGCGCCGGCGGCGACACCCTCAGCTATTTCAAAAGGCGCCTTCGCCTCCCTCCGGGTTGAAGCCCCGGCTCGGCGAGGAGCGCAGATCGTTCACCTTCAGCGGCTCCTGCACCGCCATCGCGTTCCGATCCGCATCGACGGCCTGTACGGACAGGACACGGCAGCGGCCGTCCGGTGGTTTCAACGAACTCACGGTCTACGGCCTGATGGCATTGTCGGGCCCGCGACCTACCAGGCGCTTCATCGCCCGGAGAAAACCGTTCAGACTGCCCAGCTCGCCAGGCAGCTCTGGCTCCAACGTCCCCCAGTGGCAGGGCAAGACGTCCTGAAGATCCAACGCGCGTTGCGGAAGGCTGGATACCGCGTGACCCTCGACGGCCACTTTGGACCGGAAACAGACATTGCGGTCATGCGTTTCCAGCGAAAGCATGGCATCGCGCCGGACGGGATGGTCGGGCCGCAAACCTGGAATGCGCTGATGCAGAGGCGATGA
- a CDS encoding alpha-glucosidase yields the protein MTTRLPWWQSAVVYQIYPWSFQDSNGDGIGDIPGIISRLDYLNDGTADSLGIDAIWLSPIYPSPMVDFGYDVADFCTVDSRFGTLSDFDRLVKECHRRGIRLIMDLVLNHTSDQHPWFQDSRSSRSSAKRDWYYWADGKGFGRRPNNWNARFGGSSWTWDAHSGQYYLHSFLKEQPDLNWHNPAVRTAMWDVVKFWLDRGVDGFRLDAINWLGKDKRWPNNPFKLGLRGYTRQEHRYDRDQPLGHQALKELRALLSGTPDVVLIGEASADTPGGPSAFYGNGYDELHMLFDFRLLKSPWQAERFAPLLEAGDRVIPRGGWPTVVFSNHDQPRHIDRYGANGDAERRARAAAVLLFTLRGTPFIYYGEELGMRNTPLRYRDLRDPYTKRYWPFRIGRDPARTPMQWDGSEQAGFSTGRPWLPVSPHYRELNAAREGADPASLLNLYRRLIRLRKTFPALSEGTYRPIGTVPAGCLVFIREDASPAKRDSDMLVAVNFSSESRTVTVPDVTSPGVIRLSTWSGTDSATPWIAARFHLEPDEAIIVSLGNQTAA from the coding sequence ATGACCACTCGACTCCCCTGGTGGCAATCCGCCGTGGTGTATCAAATCTATCCATGGAGTTTTCAGGACTCCAACGGCGACGGGATCGGCGATATTCCCGGCATCATTTCCCGGCTCGACTATCTGAATGACGGCACGGCGGACTCGCTCGGTATCGACGCGATCTGGCTCTCGCCGATCTATCCGTCCCCGATGGTCGATTTCGGCTACGATGTGGCTGACTTTTGCACGGTCGACAGCCGGTTCGGGACGCTCAGCGACTTTGACCGCCTGGTGAAGGAATGCCACAGGCGCGGGATCCGGCTGATTATGGATCTGGTGCTGAACCACACATCCGATCAGCATCCGTGGTTTCAAGACAGCCGTTCTTCTCGAAGCTCGGCCAAACGAGACTGGTATTATTGGGCCGACGGCAAAGGATTCGGGCGGCGGCCCAATAACTGGAATGCGCGATTCGGCGGTTCATCGTGGACCTGGGATGCTCACAGTGGACAGTATTATCTGCATTCGTTTCTAAAAGAGCAGCCGGATTTGAACTGGCACAATCCCGCCGTACGAACCGCCATGTGGGACGTCGTAAAGTTTTGGCTCGACCGCGGGGTGGATGGATTTCGCTTGGACGCCATCAATTGGCTCGGCAAGGACAAGCGCTGGCCGAATAATCCGTTCAAGCTCGGTCTCCGAGGCTATACCAGACAAGAGCACCGGTATGACCGGGATCAACCTCTTGGGCACCAAGCCTTGAAGGAATTGCGCGCGCTCCTGTCCGGCACTCCCGATGTTGTCTTGATCGGGGAAGCCTCGGCCGATACCCCGGGTGGGCCGTCCGCGTTTTACGGCAATGGGTATGATGAGCTGCACATGCTGTTCGATTTTCGCCTCTTGAAGTCGCCCTGGCAGGCCGAACGGTTTGCCCCGCTTCTCGAAGCCGGCGACCGGGTAATTCCTCGCGGCGGTTGGCCGACCGTGGTGTTCAGCAATCACGATCAGCCCCGGCATATCGATCGCTATGGAGCCAACGGCGACGCGGAGCGGCGCGCGCGAGCCGCGGCTGTGTTGCTCTTTACCTTGCGCGGGACCCCGTTCATCTACTATGGGGAGGAACTCGGGATGCGCAACACCCCGTTGCGATACCGCGATCTTCGGGATCCCTATACCAAACGATATTGGCCGTTTCGCATCGGGCGTGATCCGGCGCGCACACCGATGCAATGGGATGGATCCGAGCAGGCGGGATTTTCAACCGGGCGTCCCTGGCTGCCGGTGTCCCCGCACTATCGGGAGTTGAACGCGGCGAGGGAAGGAGCCGATCCCGCCTCGTTGCTGAATCTCTATCGACGGCTTATCCGGCTCCGGAAAACCTTTCCGGCACTCAGCGAGGGAACGTATCGGCCGATTGGGACGGTGCCGGCCGGCTGTCTCGTGTTCATCCGGGAAGACGCGTCTCCTGCAAAACGCGACAGCGACATGTTGGTGGCGGTCAACTTTTCTTCCGAGAGCCGCACCGTGACAGTGCCGGACGTCACAAGCCCCGGCGTGATACGGCTCTCGACGTGGAGTGGGACGGATTCAGCCACGCCATGGATTGCAGCGCGGTTCCATTTGGAACCGGACGAGGCCATCATCGTCTCGCTGGGGAACCAGACCGCAGCGTGA
- the glgB gene encoding 1,4-alpha-glucan branching protein GlgB: MAKTHDMTHTVNETSLLSQDDLYLFNEGTHFHLYDKLGAHPVKRGGVSGTTFGVWAPDAAEVSVIGVFNDWKPGAHPLHMREHSGIWEGFLPGVGKGDLYKFHIRSRFNDYQVEKTDPFAIFNEIPPKTASIVWDCEYAWRDAEWMKTRRAHNALDAPQSVYEMHIGSWKRVPDEGDRSLSYRELAAVLPGYLREMNFTHVEFLPIMDHPFFGSWGYQTTGYFASSGCYGTPQDLMFLIDELHGHGIGVILDWVPSHFPTDAHGLSYFDGTHLFEHADPRQGYHPDWQTYIFNFGRNEVRSFLISSALFWMDKYHIDGIRVDAVASTLYLDYSRKEGEWVPNQYGGKENLEAIGFLRRLNEEIYAQYPDVQTTAEESTSWPMVSRPTYLGGLGFGLKWDMGWMHDTLAYMSLDPFFRRYHHDKLTFRMLYAFHENFVLPLSHDEVVYGKGSLLGKMPGDDWQKFANLRLLFGYMYAQAAKKLIFMGGEIGQRSEWAHDRSVEWHLLDQPAHKGLQRWVADLNRLYRDEPALHERDLDPAGFEWIDCTDAESSVISMLRKGKSAGSQMLVACNFTPVPRTNYRIGAPCGGFWKEVLNSDATLYGGSGWGNIGGVEAMPVPLHGRSHSLTLTLPPLAILFFKSPE; the protein is encoded by the coding sequence ATGGCGAAGACGCACGATATGACACACACGGTGAACGAAACGAGTCTGTTGAGCCAGGATGATCTCTACCTGTTCAACGAAGGCACGCATTTCCATCTGTATGACAAGTTAGGCGCCCATCCGGTCAAGCGGGGCGGTGTGAGCGGAACGACGTTTGGAGTCTGGGCGCCGGATGCGGCGGAGGTCTCGGTCATTGGGGTATTCAATGATTGGAAGCCGGGCGCGCATCCGCTGCATATGCGCGAGCATTCGGGAATCTGGGAAGGCTTTCTGCCGGGCGTCGGGAAAGGAGACCTCTATAAATTCCATATTCGCTCGCGCTTCAACGACTATCAGGTTGAGAAGACGGATCCCTTTGCCATCTTCAATGAGATTCCTCCGAAGACGGCCTCGATCGTGTGGGATTGCGAATACGCGTGGCGGGACGCCGAGTGGATGAAGACCCGGCGCGCCCACAATGCGCTGGATGCGCCGCAGTCGGTCTATGAAATGCATATCGGATCCTGGAAACGGGTGCCAGACGAAGGCGATCGCTCCTTGAGCTATCGAGAGCTGGCAGCGGTGCTGCCGGGATACCTGCGGGAGATGAACTTTACCCACGTCGAGTTTCTGCCGATCATGGACCATCCGTTTTTCGGATCCTGGGGCTATCAAACGACAGGCTATTTTGCCTCTTCTGGCTGCTACGGCACGCCGCAGGATTTGATGTTCTTGATCGACGAATTGCACGGGCATGGCATCGGCGTTATTTTGGATTGGGTGCCGTCGCATTTTCCGACCGACGCGCATGGGTTGAGCTATTTCGACGGGACCCACCTCTTTGAACATGCCGATCCGCGGCAAGGGTACCATCCCGATTGGCAGACCTACATTTTCAATTTCGGCCGGAATGAAGTACGCAGCTTTCTGATCAGCAGCGCGCTCTTCTGGATGGATAAGTACCATATCGACGGAATTCGCGTGGACGCGGTAGCCTCCACGCTGTATCTGGATTATTCGCGCAAAGAAGGGGAATGGGTGCCGAATCAGTACGGAGGAAAGGAAAACCTCGAAGCCATTGGTTTTTTGCGGCGGTTGAACGAAGAAATCTATGCGCAGTATCCGGATGTGCAAACCACGGCCGAAGAATCGACGTCCTGGCCCATGGTCTCACGGCCGACGTATCTTGGCGGCCTCGGGTTCGGCCTCAAATGGGACATGGGCTGGATGCACGACACGCTTGCCTACATGAGCCTGGATCCATTTTTCCGACGGTATCATCACGACAAGTTGACCTTCCGGATGCTGTACGCCTTTCACGAAAACTTTGTCTTGCCGCTGTCGCATGACGAAGTGGTGTATGGGAAAGGCTCTTTGCTCGGGAAGATGCCCGGCGATGATTGGCAGAAGTTCGCCAACCTTCGTCTCTTGTTCGGCTACATGTATGCGCAGGCGGCGAAAAAGCTGATCTTCATGGGAGGGGAAATCGGCCAACGCAGCGAGTGGGCTCACGATCGCAGCGTGGAGTGGCATCTGCTGGACCAGCCCGCGCATAAGGGCCTGCAGCGCTGGGTGGCGGACCTCAACCGGCTGTATCGCGACGAGCCGGCGCTGCATGAACGGGACTTGGATCCGGCGGGATTTGAATGGATCGATTGTACCGACGCGGAATCCAGCGTCATCAGCATGCTGCGGAAAGGGAAGTCTGCCGGCAGTCAGATGCTCGTGGCGTGCAATTTCACGCCGGTGCCCCGGACCAACTATCGGATCGGTGCCCCGTGCGGCGGATTCTGGAAGGAAGTCTTGAACAGCGACGCGACGCTGTATGGCGGAAGCGGCTGGGGCAATATCGGTGGAGTCGAAGCGATGCCGGTGCCCCTGCATGGGCGGTCGCACTCGCTTACGCTGACGTTGCCGCCGCTGGCCATCCTATTTTTCAAGAGCCCGGAATAG